One segment of Schistocerca cancellata isolate TAMUIC-IGC-003103 chromosome 2, iqSchCanc2.1, whole genome shotgun sequence DNA contains the following:
- the LOC126148666 gene encoding uncharacterized protein LOC126148666 — translation MDEHTFQYVLSEVIPHISKHNTHLRTAISAEDRLTVTLRFLATGESYSSLQYSTRIPQCTLSKIIPETCEAIYKALKDHCLKVPTSRGEWEQIAEDFEKKWNCYNTIGAMDGKHIRIKCPQASGSHFFNYKSFNSIILFAMVDASYKFLYVDVGTNGRVGDAGVFSKSKLRECLIDRSMLNIPDGRKLGNTNITTPMVVLADDAFPLSYNIMKPYPLKGITKEEKVFNYRLSRGRRLVESSFGILASRFRIFLTTINLPPEKVTTITLAACTLHNLLTERRKHLYTRQETVSAVVGDCTYLETQSIEDLQQMEPIACQAASGRTVHGRAVREYFKTFYNGAGKVPWQDNHI, via the exons atggatgagcatacatttcagtatgttctcagtgaagtgattcctcatatctcaaaacacaatacgcacctaagaactgctatatctgcagaagacaggctcactgtaacactacgattccttgctacaggagaaagttactctagcttacagtacagcactcgaattccacaatgcacattaagtaaaataatacctgaaacttgtgaagcaatttataaagcactaaaggaccattgtctgaag GTACCCACAAGCAGAGGAGAGTGGGAGCAAATTGCAGAGGATTTCGAGAAGAAGTGGAACTGTTATAATACAATAGGAGCAATGGACGGAAAGCACATTCGTATTAAATGTCCACAAGCTAGTGGatctcactttttcaattataaatccttcaacagtatcattttatttgccatggtagatgcttcctacaaatttttgtatgtagatgtaggaactaatgggcgtgttggtgatgctggagtgttttcaaaaagcaaactacgtGAGTGTCTTATTGACCGATCTATGCTCAACATTCCTGATGGCAGGAAGCTTGggaacacaaacattacaactccaatggtagtactggcagatgacgcttttccactgagttataacattatgaagccataccccttaaaaggaatcacaaaagaagaaaaggttttcaattacCGACTGTCACGAGGGAGAAGATTAGTGGAGAGCAGCTTTGGCATTCTTGCAagtcgtttcaggatttttcttactaccattaatctgcctcctgaaaaagttaccacaataacactggctgcctgcacattgcacaacttgttaactgagagaagaaaacacttgtacactcgtcaggaaacagtgtctgccgtagtaggagactgcacttatcttgagacacaaagcattgaggacctacagcaaatggaaccaatagcttgccaagctgcttctggacgtacagtacacgggagagcagttagggaatactttaagacattttacaatggcgctgggaaagtgccctggcaagataatcacatttag
- the LOC126148682 gene encoding uncharacterized protein LOC126148682 gives MLKFLDQSTEADESLCNLESPESETGSERATPTYEEMIAHAVQEPVACSEAQPQPLRQERPPTKRRRVTPDVATNVMVEATKTLQAVADAARSMPVQEDRYGTLGAHIAAELREMEKVGGREYTTVTAHSLQRTLMDRWDLLHATARAQPSTSGYIQAALQQAGIEDEDSML, from the exons ATGCTGAAATTCCTCGACCAGTCTACTGAGGCCGACGAGAGTTTGTGCAATCTggagagccctgaaagtgaaacggGAAGTGAACGTGCCACTCCGACGTATGAGGAGATGATTGCG caTGCGGTACAAGAGCCTGTCGCATGTAGCGAGGCTCAGCCACAGCCCCTGCGTCAAGAGCGGCCTCCCACTAAAAGGAGGAGAGTCACGCCTGACGTGGCCACAAATGTAATGGTGGAGGCCACCAAGACACTTCAGGCTGTGGCTGATGCTGCCAGATCCATGCCTGTCCAAGAAGACCGCTACGGCACCCTTGGCGCCCACATCGCAGCAGAACTGCGGGAAATGGAGAAGGTGGGCGGCAGGGAATACACCACTGTCACTGCGCACAGTCTGCAGCGGACATTAATGGACAGGTGGGATTTGCTGCATGCGACAGCCCGTGCACAACCGTCCACCTCAGGTTATATCCAGGCTGCCTTGCAGCAGGCTGGAATAGAGGATGAAGATTCGATGttataa